The Nitrospirota bacterium region ATGGGTCCGACGCTTATAAATGTCGGTTTTGGAAATGTTGTTTCCGCTTCAAGGGTTATAGCAATAGTTTCACCCGGTTCATCCCCGATTAAGCGCATGAGGGAAGAGGCAAGGGACAGGGGAAAGCTTATTGATGCAACACAGGGCAGGAAGACAAGGGCTATAATAATTACGGACAGCGACCACGTAATTTTATCGGCGCTCCAGTCAGAGACCATAACGCAGAGATTTTTATCCGGAGGCGTGACAGGTGACGAAGGAATCTAAGAAG contains the following coding sequences:
- a CDS encoding DUF370 domain-containing protein, which codes for MGPTLINVGFGNVVSASRVIAIVSPGSSPIKRMREEARDRGKLIDATQGRKTRAIIITDSDHVILSALQSETITQRFLSGGVTGDEGI